The sequence ATTCAACTTACCTGCATGTGGTTGTTTGCTCATCTTGTTGTTGAATGCATGCATATCATGTATGTTATGTTGAAATAGAGCATGTACAGCACTCCTCTGCGTACTGAGTGGCTCATTGACCTGTATCTGACCTACCATTATAGCTTTCTGGTTTGCTCATATGTCTGTGCACCCATAATCCCCCTTATCGAGTGCATGGATCGCTCGATTGTGATGGTGAGATCGAGAAAAACAAAGcattcatcaatatcatcatcatattccatcattcattccatcattcattccatcattcattccatcattcattccatcattcattccatcattcattccatcattcattccatcattcattccatcattcattccatcatccatTCCTGATTCAATCCTTACTCCACAGAATACATCCAGGCAAGGGGGTACATATGCTCCACCATGCCCGTCCCTACTCATCTTAAACCACTCCCGCTCAAGCAGGAATCCCATCCCAGcgctcaacctcatcctcttgCTCAACCCCATCCGAATCCAGCTTCACCGGTTCGCCATCCTCACTttgaacatcatcatcaacatcagcgAGTGCAACTTCAGCATCACCACTCTCATCCACAAGCACCAGTACCTCAGCCTCGgtcacctcatcatcgagAGCATCAGAAGACACACGAGACGGATCCAATGCTTCCTAATCAttcggatcatcatcattctcctcattctcctcactctcctcatcatccctctcatcattctacccaccatacccactcgcaccatcctcgtcctcattcCGAGAATCAGAACCAGCAGACCCACTCACACCCGCATCACGAGCTCACATCGTTCCCCGtcccacctcccaaatcCCCCAAATCCCCCACACCACTCTCCAAGCGACTCTTATACGCCCTTACGAATAAACCTACACTGAGCAAAACTTGGGAGAAAAGGTCTTTTGCCGATCAACAGAAGAGTGCCCCGTTAGATGGTGGTCAGAGAGAGGAACTAGGAGTAAATCTACAAGAGTACGTTTCgcccatcttctcctcgttcATTCCTCTCCCAAGGCAGGTGAAGGTCGTGAGCgctgatatactgtatgtgGGGGTACAGATACTCCTCACCCAGATCTCGACCCATGTCTTTCTACGCTTCTCCAGCTGAAATCGCAGCATTCAAACCCCTTCCTATGGTTGATCCTCCTTACCCCTctggagatcatcaacacccCCACTCTCACGCTCATGCGCATTCCGCTCCGAATTTCCCTGCACCCCCCATGCGAGGTTAGAGAAGAGCAGCGGAGACGACAATCATAGATACACCAATGGGAACATACATGAAGTCCCAGAAGAGAAGCGCAGTATAAGGTTCGTCCGAAATATGCACATTAGTTATAGTATTCAATCTCAACAGCTCTGGATATACACGTATATAGATTCCTCCTAGATCCGTTCAGCATGTATCCATGTCATGTCATCTCAAGTCAGTACCCTTCGTCAGCAAGTAAGAGTGGTTGATAGGAAAGTACGAATACATCACATACACATAAAGTGTATAACAAGTACCACATCATTACGAATTAATCCTAAAATAACCAAATTCTCAACAGGAAAAACCTTGTATTCTGTATATATCGGTGTTTAGCTATGTATGCGGTGTTGAATCAATCGAGTGTGGGTTTGAGTTCGGGTACCCAAGATTCAGGCTGATTCTTCTCGACCTGCTCCATGAAGTCGTCTACCTGCTTGGTATTCGACATCTACATCATGTAATGTCAGCTTGCCTAAATAACGTCGAGCCCAAGAGGCCGAAACAAACGACTCACTCGGAAACAGacaatcatcatcttacCATCTTCCGGCAAAGTCATTCTAACCATTTTCCCATCTGGATAGGTGGTGATACCCTTGTATATTCTAGAGTTGAGAATCAAGCGCAGAACACCATCTGCCCGCATGACTATTAACAAACTCAACATCATAAGCAGAGAGCCTATCAAAATgcaaggaagatgaacaaatACTTACCTAGCCTTGCTCCACTACCATCCGATTGGTTGACATTCAGTTTCAGTAATCCCACacccctctccttccatcctGTCCTTCGATCGTTTGTGTACAACTTGGCACGTGTTTGGAACACtgtttcttcatcttcttcaccggTGGTGACTAAAACGTTTATAACTATCAGCCAGCAGTACAAGAAGTGAGCAAGTACTAGCATTCACCGTCTTGCTCCTGCATCTctactttctcttcctcagtTTCGTCATCTCCTCCCGACTCTTTGAGGATCTCACCGAAATtcgatggtccagcttcggaCTTTTGCTCGCCTTCGACCGGTGTAGATTTCTTGGTCGAAAAGGcagatgatgttgaagagTAAGTACCAAAAGCCGATCCTTTCACGGGTGCTGAACCAAATGCTGATGTCGATTTGGTAGCTGCaaagggggaggaggaagatgagaaagctCCGAAGGTTGATTGAGGCTTCTTTGCGGGTGCTGATGTCGTTTTAGTTTCAGTGGTTTGAGAGGATGTAGGCGTGGACGAAGGAGGAGCTGGACTAGCTGCAGACACGAAGGGTGATGAAGCGCCAGAGAAAGATCCGAAAGTTGCTTGTGGTTTCTTTGCTGAAGCAGGTGTGGGAGCAGCCAAGGTCGATGCGGAATCTGAAGTGGGAGCGGGAGATGGGCTTTTGAGAGCAGCGAAGGGTGAAGCGGAAGAGGCGAATGAGCTGAAGGTCTTTTGAGTCTTTTTGGGACTAGGAGCCTTGGTTGAATTGGACTCCTCTGCTGTATCCTACAGTCTATGGTCAGCCTAGGAGTAttggtgaggaagaagaaccaCTTACTTCGGCTACATCCTTGGCACGCTTGCTGCTAATATCATCCGCCTCCTGAGCGTAGGAGCTCTCACTTCGGTTCAAGGCTTTCCTTTTCAAGCTATCACCGTTGGAGCCCTCGACCTCGTCCTTGTCGATCTTTTCCCAAGACTCATCTCCATTGGGACGTTCGACTTCCTTATCTTCAATCTCGACGTCCGGGGCTGAAGCTGGgttctcctttccttcctcgtATGACATtttctccaccttctttctcacTTCTCCTACTGGTTTCTCTTCATTTCGCGAGGCGGTTGTTGCTGTACCTTCAGTGTCGATCTCGACGTCCTCAGCTGGAGGGgactgatcttctccttccacttCGGCGATGTCATTAGGTCCGGATGAGTTTTTGGAGGAAGAGCCGATTCGGTTCTTCTTGGTAGCGACCGGATCAGGGATGGAAGCTCCTGCTTGTGTGGGTTCCTAACCAACATTCATCAAATATCAGTAAGATGTATAAACAACAAGTGCGCACGCGGTAGAAGTTGAATAAGATAGCTAGCAACGTAACGCACCAATGAGCCTTCTCTGACTCGCTTCAAGGACGAGCTGCCATCTGTAAACATAGTCAGCAAAATATCTATCAATGTAAAGAAGAATGACAAGAGTACGCACCCTTTCCAGATCCGTTAGTCTCTGTTCTCTGCATCTCCACACTATCTCTggcaggagaaggtgaaggagacGACTTGGACGACATGGGGTTGTATTGTGTGGGATCCTCCCAGAATTGATGGGGAGAAACCACTGATTTGTTGATTCGACTGAAAGTAGGGAAAGGTGCACCGTCAAACACCCGTGATgctgagggtgagggtgagggtgagggtgatggtATGTTTATCTATGTGATAgcgatgatgtatgatgagttggatgaggacTGATATATGTAATTCCTCAAGTTGAGTGATGGATGAAGTGAAGTGGATGTACTGTCTGTCAGTCAATCACGCGCCATTATTGTGTATGATTGTACGAGTATGGTGGTTACACTGTAcggtgagttgagtttgaCCCCTCCACCGTAGCCTCTTATTACCCTGAACCTCGACCAAGCTCATGCTCGCTGtcaccctcactctcactctcactctcattgatatctcctttcatATCGAATATCGACTTCTGTTTGACAATCATACGCCAACACCACGATAACTGTGTCTGTATCCGTATTCCCGTGTAGCATCACCTTCATCTAGGTCACCACAAAAATGGCCTACTTTGCACCAGGATTGCTcgtctcttccacctccatcgCCACCGTCGTCGGtctctatctcctcttcacaGGTCAGCCTATTCATTACCCTTCAACCCCATATACTCTTATGCTGATACCTTGCTATCAGGTCAAGGAGAATCATTCAACGTTGGGAAATTCCTAGCCGAGTCTAGTCCATATGCTTGGGCTTTGACAGGTATCGGACTTTGTATCGGTTTGAGTGTCACTGGTGCTGCTTGGTACGTGCGCTACACACTTCTGACCCGTATCAGATCAAGCAAGCTGATAGGCATACACAGGGGTATTTTCGTCACTGGTGCTTCAattttgggtggtggtattAGAGCTCCTAGGATCAGTACCAAGAACTTGATCTCGTATGTCATATTTATCGATGTCATCTAATGAATAACCCTGCTGACGTGCCAAATTCAGAATCATTTTCTGTGAAGTGGTGGCTATCTACGGTATGTCTATAAAGCTATTTATACTGTTATCTTGCTGACATAACTCATCAGGTGTCATCATCGCGATCATCTACTCATCGAGAGTCAGCGGAGATGTCGAGAACATATATACTGCCAACAACTATTACACTGGTTAGTCCAATACTACTTCATTCTTGATTGCGTCGTTTAGCTAATCCTGCTTCTCGCACTCAGGCTTTGCCTTGTTCTGGGGTGGTCTGACCGTCGGTGTATGCAATTTACTCTGTGGTATCTCAGTCGGTATCACCGGTTCCACCGCTGCTCTCGCAGATGCTGCAGACCCACAACTCTTCGTCAAGATTTTGATTGTCGAGGTAAGTGAGATCGGCAGAAGCATTGTCATACTAGTAAGCTGATTGGGAATGCAGATCTTCGGATCCGTGCTGGGTCTTTTCGGTCTCATTGGTGAGTAAACGACCGTTCTCATCTGAACAAGGATTCTGCTGACCATGTCTTCTACCTTTCATCAGTCGGTCTGCTCGTAGTGAGTCCTTCTGCTTCCCTCTGATCGCAAGAACCCTCGCTGACCGACTTTTCTCGCAGTCCGGCAAAGCTGAAGACTTTGCATAGAATCACAAACCAAAATATAACCCCTCCATAGTCCTAGACAACATCAATAGTAGTATGCATGAAAAGCATGAAAAGCCCTTGAGGGTATGAACGATCAGTCAGTCggggtatatatatatacatatcagATTCTTATTATCTACAGATTCCTCTTGGCGCTTGCACGTATCTTTGATTCGAACACTGGATTGCGGATTGGTGTGTTGACGGTGTGgaaggggttgaggagggtcTGATGAATATAAGATTGTTGAGTCAGTCCTATAGCATCTTGAAGGTCGCGCTGCCTTAGTTCaatcacccaccttgacATAAGATTCCCACACATCTAAGAAGAACAACCGTATCCCGTCATCGTTCTTGATATCATGTAAGAGGATGAATTTGACTGTGTGATCACCGTCAGATTTCGAAATCGCCGTCAAGTATAAGAATCATGGACACACCATTCGTTGCTATAAAAGCTGAGACTATCCACTCATTATGCCTATCTATGTTCTTGAGATATCTATATCATCGGCTAAGATGAGCTACACACATCTACCGATATATGAGCATAATGATACTCACAGACTACCAGTaccttccatcatctcctctacGCTATCCAAGCTCTTGTGAGCTATCATCTGACACATGGCTCTATCCCTCTCTGGACCAGTCTTTGACTCTCCACTCAACAGCCCCAGTGATCCCCCCACCTTTGATCCTGGTCCATCTGCACCCAAGTCTGATCCATTGGCAGCTGTGAAAGTTGACcaggaagggaaggatgaggtggaggaagccgatgctgatgatgatgatcctggGGGTGGTTTTGCTGATGGGAATGATATTTCGAACAAGGGTGAGTCTAGGGGTGATACGATGGCTAGGTAGAATGACATGGTGTGTATgtatcaagatgagatgtatgaaATGTATGCTGTAAGAGTAGTTGAATGCATGAATGacatggatatggatatggataggAGTAGTAGTAGCAGTGGTAGCAGTGGTATCATCATTATTCGCGTTTCAGGGTGTTAGCAGTTAGTTGTATCATGTTATATGACACGCTCAGACCTCCTTCTCTATATACCTTTCAATCTCACCCCATaatcatccttcatccttcatccctcatccttcataCTCCTCCTCTTTGTCATAGTCACAGTCACAGTCAGCTCTGTATCATCTACCTGTAACACCATCGACAGCACTGCTTAGACCACTCTTTTTCCCTGGTCTCGTCAAGCTTTAAATATATCACGTCGTGACGCGAGGTCAATCTCCGTTATTCAATTGACAACATTTCAACATTCATTCAATCAGACCGCACAAACATCAAAACACCGGACCAGACGAGCCTCCTTCGCTTTGGTCTGGTGTTTGAGTAATCATacacatcatatcataattcaagtgaagaggtgagtcttgtACACCTCATTGCACTCTCCTGCTGACCTGTACTACCTGTTAAAGACCGTAAACAATGGCTTCACTCTTTGGGAAGAAACATCGCTCTTCGGCATCTGCCTCGTCGACACACGGGGCGACATCGCCCAATGGACTTGTCGCTTCGGTCCCTTATAACCAACTACCCTCTTCCGGTCCTCCCCCAGTTGCTGGTCCATCTACAAAGGGCAGTGGCGGAGAAGTGTCAGGTCGAATGATCAGCCCGCCCAATACCAATCCTATGTTAACCGCTCAAGGAACACCGATGAACGTTAGCAGGCGGTCAGATGGACTCCCTTTACCATCAAGTAGGAGAAGATCGAACAAGGATGATTCAGATAGGGATAGAAGGTCCAACATCACGGATcctggaggaggaagaatgtCGCCTGATCTACCAGGTCAATCGAAGAGAGTCACTGCAGATGCTTCTGGGAGTGTGAGGTATAACCAACCTGGTATAGTGCTTGACACGTCCTCATCCACCGGTATACGTTATCAGCCACCAGCTGTCGTCACTCAGAATATGGCTCGATCCCCTACCCCTCAAGAGCTCGGTGGTCCAGCTAAACATCCATTCGCAGCTGGTTATGGGTTTCAGGATCCAGAAACAGCTTCAATACGTTCAGTCTCATCTGTCAATTCCCAACGTCCGAATAGAGACGGCAGGTATCCTACCTTTGATGgaccccctcccacctctaccaccaGATCCAGTGTTTCAAGCCGTCATGTGTATCCTTCATCCAATGGTCGATCTACACCCACCGCATCCACCTCAACTGCCTCACTTGTCCCCCACACACCGCGTCAAGATGAGTTTCATTTCCCCCGTCCATCAGATGCAAGAGTAGAAGAGCTATTCCAACAGCTATTAGAGAATCGAGATCTAGATACGTCTAAACCGAAAGGTGTcccatccatatcatccagaAGTTCGATATCTTCCACCGTGTCAAATATCGCAAAGAGCGCTGCGTCAATACCTGTAGAATCGAAATGGCAGATGGTTGAGGCTGATGCTCGGAATCGACACGAAGCTGCGAAGATAGCCCGTCgtaaggaggaagagctgaACAGGATGAGTTTGGGGAAGCGAGTGGACGCGAGGACTTTGGATAGGACCACTGCGGAATGGTATCTTACCAAGGCTTTGGATGGAAAGCTGACGGTGGATCATCTGAAAGCTCTGGATATTAGCTTGAGGTCAGAAACCCTAGAGTTAGTTTGATGATCTCACTTCTACCTTGAACCCATGCTAATCATTTTGCTTAGCTGGATGCACAACTTTATGGCTCATCAAGGTCAAGTGGTGCTTGCCAATTATCTAAACGGAATCACCCATCGTAAAGGCAAAGGTCCTGTAGATGCCAATCTAGAATTAGAACTGTTGAAATGTCTGAGGAGATCTTTAGGAAATAAAGTGAGTTTACACTATCTGCAACGAGGCTGACTTTATAGCTTGGTGCACAAGATGCGTTTCAGAAACCCCAGGTCATCAATGCCATCGTCTCCTCACTCATATCCCCTCACATCGTCTGCCGTAAGATAGCAGGGGAGATCCTCGTCTTTTTCTGTCACTACAATGCTGAAGCAAATCCTCGTCTGGGTCTCCGATTGGTGCTTTCCGGTTTCACGGCACTGGAACAGCAGATCAATGCCAGTGTAGCCGATTTAGCATACAAAGTTGGGCGTTTTGACGCTTGGCTAAGGCAGTTTGAAGCTACGAtagatggaagagggagaatgggaagTATGGTGGGATTGAGTAAAGATCTGAaagggatggatgatgggtttcTGATGGATTACTGCGTATGTTCCTCTGGCTCTTGTTTCTTTATTATCGGCTAGGTCAGCTTATCGCTTGGTATAGGTCACCATGCTTTGTCTCGTCCAAGGTCTGATGTCcgggaaggagatcaagtcCAGGTGCTCAGTGCGAGCTCAATTGGAAACTGCGGGTATACTCAACATCTTCCATAAAATCAAGCAGTGGAATGACGACGACACCATGAAGCTCATCACGGAGTATGAGGTGGAAGCGGAAAATGATCGTCGTgatttgattgatgaagaagatcgtGAGATGCTCAAATCGATGAGGAGTCCTGAAGATGTCTTTCGTGCGCTGCTACAGACTACGAAAGGGTCGAAAGCTAGCGCATACCTCCTCAATGCTCTTCGACATCTCTTGCTGATCA comes from Kwoniella bestiolae CBS 10118 chromosome 1, complete sequence and encodes:
- a CDS encoding V-type ATPase, C subunit, which gives rise to MAYFAPGLLVSSTSIATVVGLYLLFTGQGESFNVGKFLAESSPYAWALTGIGLCIGLSVTGAAWGIFVTGASILGGGIRAPRISTKNLISIIFCEVVAIYGVIIAIIYSSRVSGDVENIYTANNYYTGFALFWGGLTVGVCNLLCGISVGITGSTAALADAADPQLFVKILIVEIFGSVLGLFGLIVGLLVSGKAEDFA